A portion of the Roseovarius sp. SCSIO 43702 genome contains these proteins:
- the fliP gene encoding flagellar type III secretion system pore protein FliP (The bacterial flagellar biogenesis protein FliP forms a type III secretion system (T3SS)-type pore required for flagellar assembly.) has product MTSARIWLPVMTVLVIGVATPGMAQEVSVSLGGDAALSVRTIQLIALITVLSLAPGLAIMITCFPFMVTVLAILRQGIGLQQSPPNMLIVSLALFLTYFVMEPVFSEAWTLGIEPLLSDAVAPDVAFDRAMAPFRTFMAARMDPETFSSMAALRPDTEGIEPGAEAPLSVMIPSFLLSEISRAFQIGFLVFLPFLIIDLVVAAVLMSMGMMMVPPAIVSLPFKLAFFVIADGWRLIADSLVRSYF; this is encoded by the coding sequence ATGACCTCTGCCCGCATCTGGTTGCCGGTCATGACGGTTCTCGTGATCGGGGTCGCCACGCCCGGCATGGCACAGGAGGTCTCCGTCTCGTTGGGCGGGGACGCGGCACTCTCGGTGCGAACCATTCAACTCATCGCGCTGATAACCGTGCTCAGCCTGGCGCCCGGGCTTGCGATCATGATCACCTGCTTCCCCTTCATGGTCACCGTGCTCGCCATTCTCCGCCAGGGGATCGGGCTTCAGCAATCTCCGCCCAACATGCTTATCGTCAGCCTCGCGCTCTTCCTGACCTATTTCGTGATGGAACCGGTCTTCAGCGAGGCCTGGACGCTCGGGATCGAGCCGCTTCTGTCCGACGCCGTCGCACCCGACGTCGCTTTCGACCGTGCCATGGCGCCTTTCCGCACGTTCATGGCCGCGCGCATGGACCCCGAGACATTCTCCTCCATGGCCGCCCTCCGCCCGGACACCGAGGGGATCGAACCCGGAGCCGAGGCACCCTTGTCAGTCATGATCCCGAGCTTCCTGCTCTCCGAGATCTCGCGCGCGTTCCAGATCGGTTTTCTCGTCTTTCTGCCCTTCCTGATCATCGACCTGGTGGTGGCCGCCGTCCTGATGTCGATGGGCATGATGATGGTGCCGCCGGCAATCGTGTCGCTTCCGTTCAAGCTGGCATTCTTCGTCATCGCGGATGGATGGCGGCTCATCGCCGACAGTCTCGTGCGAAGCTACTTCTGA
- a CDS encoding FliM/FliN family flagellar motor switch protein produces the protein MMENTNDPAETSPPDLANTFAGVPIEITISVGKARPSIRELLTLGKDAVLQLDKRVEDPVELYVGDRLIARGELEELEGDRKGQLSVRLTEVANLRESLE, from the coding sequence ATGATGGAAAACACGAACGATCCCGCCGAGACGTCCCCGCCGGACCTTGCGAACACCTTCGCCGGCGTGCCGATCGAGATCACGATCTCGGTCGGAAAGGCGCGGCCCTCGATCCGGGAGCTTCTGACCCTGGGCAAGGACGCCGTTCTTCAGCTCGACAAGCGGGTCGAGGATCCGGTCGAGCTCTACGTGGGCGATCGGCTCATCGCGCGCGGCGAGCTGGAAGAACTCGAGGGGGATCGGAAGGGCCAGCTTTCCGTCCGGCTGACCGAGGTTGCGAACCTGCGGGAAAGCCTCGAATGA
- the fliF gene encoding flagellar basal-body MS-ring/collar protein FliF: protein MMNVWSGLDFRKRAIVIISTLLIFGAVLGLGRAASRPSLALLYSGLESGAAGEVVQALEQRGVAYDVRGGTIFVDAAQRDTLRLTLAAEGLPANTSKGYEILDGLNGFGTTSQMFDAAYWRAKEGELARTLVSSPDIATARVHLANTGSNPFQRDVSPSASVMVTSPGGGLPPRQAEAVRFLVASAIPGMTPEDVSVIDSAGGLIGGPDDTHADSGDDLTDNLRQRVGRLLEARVGPGNAVVEISVETVKTTELIREMRVDPESRVAISTDTEERSNASSDAGGGDVTIASNLPQGDGAGEQSSSSQMTETRERVNYEVSQTERQLTLAPGAIKRLTVAALVNGTETTDATGAVVFEPRPEEELAALRELVASAVGFDEARGDVITIKTMEFTPIPVAGTAAAPSWMTTLGLDLMSILQAAILAVVALALGLFVVRPLMSGARNEAAARLPSPAGPSGSGEPALRDGDDRAGSSLTGEIDDSDIDTSALALVPSGSGERSPGLSSLPARGAEATPDPVERLRAMIGERQDETVEILRTWLEGDEEKAT, encoded by the coding sequence ATGATGAATGTCTGGTCCGGCCTGGATTTCAGGAAGCGCGCGATCGTGATCATCTCGACGCTTCTGATCTTCGGGGCGGTGCTCGGGTTGGGACGGGCAGCGTCACGGCCGTCGCTCGCCCTGCTCTACTCGGGCCTCGAAAGCGGCGCCGCGGGCGAGGTGGTCCAGGCGCTCGAGCAGCGCGGCGTGGCCTATGATGTCAGGGGCGGCACGATCTTCGTTGACGCGGCACAGCGGGACACGCTGCGCTTGACCCTCGCGGCCGAAGGTCTGCCCGCCAACACCAGCAAAGGCTACGAGATACTCGACGGGCTCAACGGTTTCGGCACGACGTCGCAGATGTTCGACGCGGCCTACTGGCGCGCGAAGGAGGGGGAACTGGCGCGCACGCTCGTTTCCAGCCCCGACATCGCGACGGCGCGGGTGCATCTGGCCAATACCGGCTCCAACCCGTTTCAGCGTGACGTGTCGCCGTCGGCATCCGTGATGGTGACGTCCCCCGGCGGTGGCCTCCCACCGCGTCAGGCCGAGGCCGTGCGGTTCCTGGTGGCGTCCGCGATTCCGGGCATGACACCCGAGGACGTCTCCGTCATCGACAGTGCCGGGGGCCTGATCGGCGGCCCGGATGACACGCATGCGGATTCGGGCGACGACCTCACCGACAACCTGCGCCAGCGGGTAGGCCGTCTTCTCGAAGCGCGGGTCGGCCCGGGGAACGCAGTCGTCGAAATCAGTGTCGAGACGGTGAAAACCACCGAACTCATTCGCGAAATGCGTGTCGATCCGGAAAGCCGGGTTGCCATCTCGACCGATACCGAGGAGCGCTCGAACGCATCTTCCGACGCGGGTGGCGGCGATGTAACCATCGCCTCCAACCTGCCGCAGGGGGATGGCGCGGGCGAGCAAAGCTCCAGCAGCCAGATGACCGAGACGCGCGAGCGGGTGAACTACGAGGTGTCGCAGACCGAAAGGCAGCTGACCCTCGCGCCCGGCGCCATCAAGCGGCTGACCGTCGCGGCGCTCGTCAACGGCACCGAGACCACGGACGCAACGGGCGCTGTCGTCTTCGAGCCCCGCCCCGAGGAGGAGCTTGCCGCGTTGCGCGAACTGGTCGCCTCGGCGGTCGGCTTCGATGAGGCCAGGGGCGATGTCATCACGATCAAGACGATGGAATTCACGCCCATCCCCGTGGCGGGCACCGCCGCGGCACCGTCATGGATGACCACGCTCGGATTGGACCTGATGTCGATCCTGCAGGCCGCGATACTGGCGGTCGTGGCGCTTGCGCTGGGTCTCTTCGTGGTGCGACCACTCATGAGCGGGGCCAGAAACGAAGCCGCCGCGCGCCTCCCTTCCCCCGCGGGCCCTAGCGGTTCGGGAGAGCCGGCGCTTCGCGACGGGGACGATCGGGCCGGGTCATCTCTCACGGGCGAAATAGACGACAGCGATATCGACACCTCGGCGCTCGCGCTCGTCCCGAGCGGATCGGGGGAACGGTCGCCCGGCCTTTCTTCTCTTCCGGCGCGGGGTGCCGAGGCGACGCCCGATCCGGTGGAACGGCTGCGCGCGATGATCGGCGAGCGGCAGGATGAGACGGTCGAGATACTCCGCACATGGCTCGAGGGTGACGAGGAGAAGGCCACATGA
- the fliL gene encoding flagellar basal body-associated protein FliL codes for MSEDTETGESTPKKSGKRTLLLGLLLGLLGAGGGFYAVHAGLLPGAESSSTAKEEAAHHEEETVLGDLPDVAYVPLAPLVVSLGDGATGKHLRFNAQLEVSPPHREEVEKLMPRVMDVLNGYLRALETSDLTDRSALMKLRAQMLRRIQVVAGGERVRDLLIMEFVLN; via the coding sequence ATGAGTGAAGACACCGAAACCGGAGAGAGCACCCCGAAGAAATCCGGGAAACGCACGCTGTTGCTGGGCTTGTTGCTTGGCCTGCTGGGCGCCGGCGGCGGTTTCTACGCCGTTCATGCCGGATTGCTGCCGGGCGCCGAATCATCATCGACCGCGAAAGAGGAGGCGGCACATCACGAGGAGGAAACAGTCCTCGGTGACCTGCCCGACGTGGCTTATGTGCCGCTTGCCCCGCTTGTCGTTTCACTGGGCGATGGCGCGACCGGAAAACACTTGCGGTTCAACGCGCAGCTCGAGGTGTCTCCGCCCCATCGCGAGGAGGTCGAGAAGCTGATGCCGAGGGTGATGGATGTCCTCAATGGCTACCTGCGCGCGCTCGAGACGAGCGATCTCACCGACCGGTCCGCCTTGATGAAACTGCGGGCGCAGATGCTGCGCCGTATCCAGGTGGTTGCCGGGGGGGAGCGGGTCCGGGACCTTCTGATCATGGAATTCGTGTTGAACTGA